In Acidimicrobiia bacterium, the genomic stretch CACTTCACCTGCGTCGACGGCCTTCACCACATCGACTTCTGCCTCGGCGACACCGGCGCGATGACCGGCCACGCGCCGGAAGCCACGGTCGCCGCGCTCGCGCGTCAGGCCGCGCGCGGCATCACGACCATGTTGCCGACCGAGGACGCCATCGCCGTCGGCGAGCAGCTTCACCAGCGCTTCGGGCTTCCGCTCTGGCAGATCGCGATGACCGCGACCGACGCGAACCGGTTCGTCGTGCGGCTCGCGCGCCACGCGACCGGACGGTCGAAGATCCTCGTCTTCAACTGGTGCTACCACGGCACCGTCGACGAGACGCTCGGCATCCTCGACGGCGGCGAGGTCGTCTCGCGCCCCGGCGACATCGGACCGCCGATCGATCCCGCGGTGACGACGACGATCGTGGAGTTCAACGATCTCGACGCGCTCGAGGCCGCGCTCGCACCCGGCGACGTGGCGTGCGTGCTCGCCGAGCCCGCGCTCACGAACATCGGCATCGTCCTGCCCGACCCCGGCTTCCACGAAGCGCTGCGCGAGATCACTCGGCGCACCGGCACGCTGCTCGTGATCGACGAGACCCACACGATCTGCGTCGGGCCCGGCGGCGCGACACGCGCGTGGAACCTCGATCCCGACTTCTTCGTCATCGGCAAGCCCATCGCGGGGGGCATGCCCGCGGCCGCGTTCGGGATGACCGCCGAGCTCGCGACGCGACTCGCGAGCGCGCTCGGCGCCGACGAGACCGACGTGAGCGGCATCGGCGGCACGCTCAGCGGCAACGCGCTCGCGCTCGCGGCGATCCGCGCCACGCTCGACTCGACGCTGCTCGCGGGCGACTACGCGCGCATGGTGCCGCTCGCGGCGCGCTGGGCCGGCGGCGTGCGCGACTCCTACACGCGCGCCGACCTCCCGTGGAGCGTCAATCAGCTGGGCGCGCGCGCCGAGTACTGGTTCTCGCCGCCGCCTCGCAACGGCGCGCAGGCGGCCGCCGCCGTCGACGAGGAGCTCGACGGCTTCATGCACCTCTGGGCGCTGAACCGGGGCGTGCTGCTCACGCCGTTCCACAACATGGCGCTCATGTCGCCGATGACGACCGAAGCCGACGTCGACGCGCACACCGAAGTGTTCGACGCGGCCGTGACCGCGCTGGTGTGACGGCGGGCGCCCGTCTGCGAGAATGACGTCGTGAGTGAAGCCGTCATGAGCGATGCCGACGCGCCGATGCCGGTCGAGATCTGGTCCGACGTCGTGTGCCCGTGGTGCTTCATCGGGAAGCGCCGGTTCGAGCGGGCACTCGAGTCGTTCGGCCATCCCGTCGAGATCACGTGGCGCAGCTACGAGCTCAACCCGAACGCGCCGCCCGTGCGCGACGGGTCGTCGACGGAGCGCATCGCGCGCAAGTACGGGATCAGCGTCGAGGACGCGGCCGCGCAGCATCAGCGCATCACCGACATCGCCGCGACCCTCGGCCTCGAATACCACCTCGACCGCGCGCGCTGGGGGCGCTCGTTCGACGCGCACCGCCTGCTCCATCTCGCGCGCGAGCGGGCCATCCAGGACGCGGTGAAGGAGCGCTTCCTCTCCGGCTACCTGCAGGAGGGCGTGGCGATCGGGCTACCCGAGGAGCTCGCGCCGCTCGCGGTCTCCGCAGGCCTCGACGCGTCGGAGGTCGACGCGGTGCTCGCCGGCGACGCCTACGCGGACGCGGTGCGCGCCGACGAGGAGCGCGCCCTCGAGGTCGGCATCACCGGCGTGCCGTTCTTCGTCGTCGACGGCCGCTTCGCGATCCCCGGCGCGCAGGACTCGGAGACGATGCTGTCGATCCTCGAACGCGCACGGGCGAAGCGCGCCGCTACGACGCCAACGTGAGCGCGACGTCGTCGCCGACGCGCACGGAGCCTGACGCGCTGACCACCGCGTAGGCCCCTACGCACGACCACGTGCCGAGGCCCGGAATCTCGATCCGGTTGTGGCGCGCGACGGTCCGCAGCACTTCGGGGTCGCGAGGAAGCTCGCCCTGGGCGAGCGTGGTCATGATGCAGCGCATCGTCGGGATCAGGACCGATGCCCGCAGTGCGCCGCCGAGCTGCAGATCCGCGCCCGTCCAGGCGTTCTCGGCGAACGGGTCGCCGTCGGTGTCGACGAGGACGTTGGGTCGGTAGCGCTCGACGGCGAAGCGGCTGCCCGGCTGGAGCCGGTCGAGCCCGTGCAGCGTCGCGGTCGTGAGCACGTGCAGCGCGGCGACGTCGAAGAAGGTGCCGGGCGGCGCGGCCATCGCGAGCGCAAGATCCGTGACCGTGCCGTCGACCTCGTCGCCCGCGACGGAGAACTGGTCGCGGAACTCGGCGGGCACGACCCCGTCGATCTCCGGCCACACGGCGAGGTAGCCGCCGCCTGCGGGGGCGACGGTCGTCAACCGGACCGACCGCCCGACCACTCGCGAGAGGTGATCGTCGACATCAGGGTCGTCGCTCGCGGTCTCCGCGCCGTCGGGCAGCGTGATCGACACCGGCGGCACCGGCGAGCCGGCACGCGGCGTGTCGCGATAGCGCGCCCGGCACTGCAACAACGCGCCCCACAAACGAGGATGCTTCGCGCTCCCGACCTTGCCCGTCGTCGCGTCGACGACCGCGTAGGCGCGGTCACCGGCGAACCCCGCGTCGGACCCCTCGGCGGCGGCGAGTGGCTCACCCCCCATCGACTTCACCGGATATCGCCAGAGCCCCGCAACCCGGGCCGGTCGACCTTCGATCATGGCGTCCCTCCGCGAGGTGGACGGTAAACGCGATCGAATGACGACGACGCGCGGGTCAGGTCACCTTGATGATCAGCGTGCCGTTCGCGGGGCCCTGAGGATCGACGAGGATCTCCCACGAGCCGGCCGCGTCGAGCGTGCTCGGACCGAGCGTGAGCGTCTTGTTGCACGTCGACTGGCTCGCGAGCACGGTGCCGTTCGGACGCACGAACGAGACGACGAGGCCGGGGCAGCCGCCGAACGTCGAGCCGGTGATGGTGACCGTGCGGACGTCGCCGACCTTGCCGGTGAACTTGAAGTGCCCGTTCAACCCGCGCGTCGTCGTGGTGAACGACTTGATCGGGCCGCCGGGCTTGATCGTGGGATGCACGTCGACGACCGTGTACAGCTGCAGGACGGCGGTGCCGGTGACGGGCCCCTGCGGGTCGAAGAGCACCTTCCACGTTCCCGACGCGTCGAGGGTCGTCTGGTCGAGGAACGCGTTGTCGGTACACGTGCTGAGGGTCGTGAGCGTCGTGCCGTTCGGGCGCACGAGCGAGACCGTGAACGACGGGCAGCCACCGAGCGTCGATCGCAGCGTGTACGCAGCGATGTGCTGACCGTTGTTGCCGGAGAACGTCGTGATCGCGTTCTGACCGGGCCTGCCGATCACGAGCTTGTTGTTCTTGCCGTCCATGTCGAACGTCGGTTGGCTCTGGTCGGAGAACGTGTACGCCTGCAGGCTCGCGGAGCCGCCGGAGTCGCTCTGCGGCGCGAACACGAACGCCCACGTGCCGGCCTGGTCGAGGGTGACGGAATCGAAGAAGGCGGTCGCACCGCAACCGTTGACGCTCGGGCCGAACTGCGTGCCGTTCGGCCGTAGCAGCGACAGCGTGTACGCGGTGCAGCCGGAGAACGTCGAGTTGGAGACCTGCGCGGAGATCTGCTGGCCGACGGCGCCCGTGAACGTGTACGAGCCCGTCTGGCCCGGTCCGAGGATCACGTTCGTGGGTGCGCCGTTGAGCGTGAGCGCAACGACCTGGTCGGCCGACTCGAACGCCTGCACCTGCGCGGTCCCGGTCGTCGTGCCAACCGGATCGATGACGAGCGTCCACGTGCCGGTCGCGTCGAGCGTCTGAGTCGAGAGGAACAGGCTCGCGTTGCAACTGCTCGCAGGGCTCCCGAGCTGTGTGCCGTTCGGTCGCAGCAGGTACGCCGTGAACGCGGGGCAACCGGCGAACGTCGCGCTGCCGACCTGAGCCGACACGCCCTGGCCACTCGTGCCGCTGAACGTGAGCGAGGCGTTCTGGCCGGGCTTGTTGATCGTGACGTTGACGGCCGAGCCGTTGAGCGTGATCGCCTTCGTCTGGTCGGTCGCGTCGTAGACG encodes the following:
- a CDS encoding aspartate aminotransferase family protein; translated protein: MSSVVIDRSRLHALQQREEAAFLAAHPKSAVLYERAQKSLLGGVPMHWMKKWAGKFPVFVREAHGAHFTCVDGLHHIDFCLGDTGAMTGHAPEATVAALARQAARGITTMLPTEDAIAVGEQLHQRFGLPLWQIAMTATDANRFVVRLARHATGRSKILVFNWCYHGTVDETLGILDGGEVVSRPGDIGPPIDPAVTTTIVEFNDLDALEAALAPGDVACVLAEPALTNIGIVLPDPGFHEALREITRRTGTLLVIDETHTICVGPGGATRAWNLDPDFFVIGKPIAGGMPAAAFGMTAELATRLASALGADETDVSGIGGTLSGNALALAAIRATLDSTLLAGDYARMVPLAARWAGGVRDSYTRADLPWSVNQLGARAEYWFSPPPRNGAQAAAAVDEELDGFMHLWALNRGVLLTPFHNMALMSPMTTEADVDAHTEVFDAAVTALV
- a CDS encoding DsbA family oxidoreductase, translated to MSEAVMSDADAPMPVEIWSDVVCPWCFIGKRRFERALESFGHPVEITWRSYELNPNAPPVRDGSSTERIARKYGISVEDAAAQHQRITDIAATLGLEYHLDRARWGRSFDAHRLLHLARERAIQDAVKERFLSGYLQEGVAIGLPEELAPLAVSAGLDASEVDAVLAGDAYADAVRADEERALEVGITGVPFFVVDGRFAIPGAQDSETMLSILERARAKRAATTPT
- a CDS encoding MOSC N-terminal beta barrel domain-containing protein, with the protein product MIEGRPARVAGLWRYPVKSMGGEPLAAAEGSDAGFAGDRAYAVVDATTGKVGSAKHPRLWGALLQCRARYRDTPRAGSPVPPVSITLPDGAETASDDPDVDDHLSRVVGRSVRLTTVAPAGGGYLAVWPEIDGVVPAEFRDQFSVAGDEVDGTVTDLALAMAAPPGTFFDVAALHVLTTATLHGLDRLQPGSRFAVERYRPNVLVDTDGDPFAENAWTGADLQLGGALRASVLIPTMRCIMTTLAQGELPRDPEVLRTVARHNRIEIPGLGTWSCVGAYAVVSASGSVRVGDDVALTLAS